The Candidatus Dormiibacterota bacterium genome contains a region encoding:
- a CDS encoding DUF6496 domain-containing protein, with protein MPRKRTTRKKARKYGPKAQQEVERSMHEMKRGKLRAGRSGKVTSRKQAIAIGLSEAREAGGKVPKKKSSRKKISRKKPRKKS; from the coding sequence ATGCCGAGGAAGCGCACGACACGCAAGAAGGCCCGCAAGTACGGGCCCAAGGCTCAGCAGGAGGTTGAACGCTCGATGCACGAGATGAAGCGTGGGAAGCTGAGAGCCGGGCGTTCGGGTAAGGTCACGAGCCGTAAGCAGGCTATCGCGATTGGACTCTCCGAAGCGCGAGAAGCCGGCGGCAAAGTGCCGAAGAAGAAAAGCTCGCGCAAGAAGATCTCCCGTAAGAAACCTCGCAAGAAGTCGTAG
- a CDS encoding lmo0937 family membrane protein: MAGLLWTIIVVLVVLWLIGFLFVHIGGGLIHILLVIAVVLLIWNLLMGRGARI, translated from the coding sequence ATGGCCGGTTTATTGTGGACGATCATCGTCGTCCTCGTCGTCCTGTGGCTGATCGGGTTCTTATTCGTTCACATCGGCGGCGGACTGATTCACATCCTGCTCGTGATCGCGGTGGTTCTCTTGATCTGGAACCTGCTGATGGGGCGCGGCGCGCGCATCTAG